A region of Oceanicoccus sp. KOV_DT_Chl DNA encodes the following proteins:
- a CDS encoding molybdopterin cofactor-binding domain-containing protein, whose amino-acid sequence MLSRRQLIKLTMLTSGSMLVTLPLRASAQKPIAGDTYINAYLEITAGNELIFSMDKVEMGQGVINSLVAILAEEIDTDPATITVTMPVVGADQKNPWFRPSWGTGASTSVRSSWADLRMAGATLKQRMLIAAAQQWGLKASQLRCENAAVITATGKRASFAELASVAANVEPSTTAIPKTAADYRWVGHKIPSQDIALKSTGQARYGFDTPLPPQTAIAICLRSPNPEGKISSWQWRKQPDSNSVQVLEFENYIALVGRSFFELQKIRQDIEIEWTRPRTLPASNDELKKRLYTSLSTPAEEVFKQGSFIDSTGNGQPQDTVSANYYVPYLAHAPMEPMNCTVLIDNGQWTLWAATQKPPQALSIAEKISGISREHITVNVPYIGGAFGRRLRLDYVTEACQVAKRLGRSVQVLWSREDDFQHCFYRPAAAARLSAKPTLQSIDQFDYQATSSEPGPARPQHWLDKIQHEIENRWQQFRGMPTQNGQAIEGVHETPYQISGQRIAIHYADIGFPTGPWRSVGNSISGFFTESFIDELAWQLKQDPLLYRQQLLTDPALKKVLNTVAELSHWKHQSPPGKGVATYRCFGTAVAMVVESQWENENLKVTNVWCAIDCGLVIDPDGVKKQVEGSIMYGLCAALYGDVTIEKGQIASSNFHDYPVLRIDQAPKIEVALVASDRPPSGVGEPATPLIAPALCNALFSLTGKRIRELPIMPHIKGLG is encoded by the coding sequence ATGCTTTCGCGCCGACAACTGATTAAGTTAACCATGCTGACATCTGGCAGCATGCTAGTCACGCTCCCGCTCCGCGCTAGTGCCCAGAAACCAATCGCGGGAGATACGTATATCAATGCGTATCTTGAAATCACTGCTGGCAATGAATTGATCTTCAGTATGGATAAAGTGGAAATGGGACAAGGCGTCATCAATAGCCTGGTCGCGATATTGGCTGAAGAGATTGATACTGACCCGGCCACCATTACCGTTACCATGCCGGTCGTTGGAGCAGACCAGAAAAACCCCTGGTTCCGCCCCAGCTGGGGCACAGGAGCCAGCACCAGTGTGCGCTCATCGTGGGCAGATTTAAGAATGGCCGGCGCGACACTTAAGCAGCGCATGCTTATTGCGGCAGCGCAGCAATGGGGACTTAAAGCCAGTCAATTACGCTGTGAAAACGCTGCGGTAATTACCGCCACCGGTAAGCGAGCCAGTTTTGCGGAACTGGCCAGTGTCGCCGCCAACGTGGAGCCCTCTACCACTGCTATACCTAAAACTGCTGCCGATTATCGCTGGGTCGGCCACAAAATTCCCTCCCAGGATATTGCCCTCAAGTCCACCGGCCAAGCCCGGTACGGTTTTGATACACCGCTACCACCGCAAACCGCTATTGCTATCTGCCTACGCAGCCCCAACCCTGAAGGCAAAATCAGCAGCTGGCAGTGGCGCAAGCAACCGGACAGCAATAGCGTTCAAGTATTGGAGTTTGAGAATTATATCGCGCTGGTGGGGCGCAGTTTTTTCGAACTGCAAAAAATACGTCAGGATATAGAGATCGAATGGACGCGGCCACGGACATTACCAGCCTCTAATGACGAGTTAAAAAAGCGCTTATACACTTCGCTATCAACCCCGGCCGAAGAGGTCTTCAAACAGGGCAGCTTTATAGACAGCACCGGCAATGGCCAGCCGCAAGACACAGTGTCAGCAAACTATTATGTCCCTTACCTTGCCCACGCCCCGATGGAACCGATGAATTGCACAGTACTCATCGACAACGGCCAATGGACATTATGGGCCGCCACCCAAAAACCTCCCCAAGCGCTATCGATTGCGGAAAAGATCAGCGGAATCTCCAGAGAGCATATCACCGTCAACGTACCCTATATTGGCGGTGCTTTTGGCCGGCGCTTAAGACTGGATTACGTTACCGAAGCCTGCCAGGTCGCCAAACGACTGGGGCGCTCGGTGCAGGTGTTGTGGAGCAGAGAAGACGATTTTCAACATTGCTTTTATCGCCCCGCTGCCGCCGCGCGATTAAGCGCAAAGCCTACACTGCAAAGCATTGACCAATTTGACTATCAGGCGACGTCTTCCGAGCCCGGCCCTGCTCGCCCCCAGCACTGGCTGGACAAAATACAACACGAAATTGAAAATCGCTGGCAACAATTTCGTGGAATGCCAACACAAAACGGCCAGGCGATAGAGGGCGTCCACGAAACGCCTTATCAAATATCCGGCCAGCGTATCGCCATTCATTACGCAGATATCGGCTTTCCTACTGGACCGTGGCGGTCAGTGGGAAATTCAATCAGTGGCTTTTTTACCGAATCATTTATTGATGAACTGGCCTGGCAACTCAAACAAGACCCACTCCTTTATCGCCAGCAATTACTTACTGACCCGGCTTTAAAAAAGGTATTGAATACAGTAGCGGAATTATCTCACTGGAAACATCAGAGTCCGCCGGGAAAAGGCGTAGCCACCTATCGCTGCTTTGGTACTGCTGTTGCCATGGTGGTTGAAAGCCAATGGGAAAATGAAAACCTAAAGGTGACGAACGTCTGGTGTGCAATAGATTGTGGTTTGGTCATAGATCCCGACGGCGTAAAAAAACAAGTTGAAGGTTCTATTATGTATGGTTTGTGTGCCGCCTTGTATGGCGACGTCACCATCGAAAAAGGACAAATAGCCTCATCCAATTTTCACGACTATCCCGTATTGAGAATTGATCAAGCACCCAAAATAGAAGTTGCTCTCGTCGCCAGCGATAGACCACCCAGCGGCGTAGGTGAGCCAGCCACACCACTGATCGCCCCCGCCTTGTGCAACGCGTTGTTTTCTTTAACCGGGAAACGAATTCGTGAATTACCGATCATGCCCCACATTAAAGGACTGGGTTAA
- a CDS encoding SDR family NAD(P)-dependent oxidoreductase, translating to MMLTNKVVLITGAGQGVGQGIALAMAAQGAKIAVTGRTLEKLQQSCELIQQRGGEAIAVQCDVKDASSLEQCVNSVVAAFGTIDILVNNAQEVPLGDLHSITDEALEAGWQSGPQATLRLMKLCYPHLKGGGCIVNLASTAAKRWDASGYGAYAAVKEATRALTRAAACEWAKEGIRSNVILPHATSPGLKWWIENKPEEAAEFIASIPMQRVGDCEQDIGNFVAMLCSDNCAYVNGQSIAVDGGQAYMG from the coding sequence ATGATGTTAACGAATAAAGTGGTGTTGATTACCGGCGCCGGACAAGGTGTGGGCCAGGGTATCGCACTGGCGATGGCGGCACAGGGCGCAAAAATTGCAGTCACCGGACGTACCTTGGAAAAACTGCAACAAAGTTGTGAGCTTATTCAACAGCGCGGTGGCGAGGCGATAGCGGTTCAGTGTGATGTCAAAGATGCATCATCACTAGAGCAATGTGTTAATTCAGTGGTGGCGGCTTTCGGCACTATTGATATTTTGGTCAACAATGCGCAGGAAGTCCCGCTGGGCGATTTACATAGCATCACCGATGAAGCGCTGGAAGCGGGTTGGCAATCCGGTCCACAGGCAACCTTGCGACTAATGAAATTATGTTATCCCCATTTAAAAGGGGGTGGCTGTATTGTTAATTTGGCTAGCACAGCTGCCAAGCGTTGGGATGCGAGTGGTTATGGTGCGTATGCCGCTGTTAAGGAAGCCACGCGAGCATTAACCCGCGCGGCGGCCTGTGAGTGGGCCAAAGAGGGTATCCGCAGTAATGTCATTTTGCCCCATGCAACCTCACCTGGTTTGAAGTGGTGGATTGAAAATAAACCGGAAGAAGCGGCAGAGTTTATTGCCTCAATTCCCATGCAAAGAGTTGGTGATTGCGAACAGGATATTGGAAATTTTGTGGCAATGTTGTGTTCTGATAATTGTGCTTATGTGAATGGCCAGAGTATTGCGGTGGATGGTGGACAGGCTTATATGGGTTGA
- a CDS encoding peptidylprolyl isomerase, translating into MKILNKHIAAPQTFQQRLFTLTASAILAVLVSTGLSYSNNTQAETQMLDQVIAIVDDDVVLASELQERMRQVVLNIEKSGKTAPPLAEIQQEILNQLILENIQLQMANRAGVRISDAELNESLARIAGQNRMTIAQFKAALENDGLSYTATREQIRKDMMLQRVQQGNVNRSVQITDQEINNFLASEEGKTLTAPEYRMLHTLLPVASGADQATIDAAQQRADTLYQQIQSSSYEQVLTAAKLEINDLSWRKAADLPSLISDLATTLDKTETAKPVQSPSGFHLVKLLDKRGDGEVIPQTKARHILLKSSAIRDENATKAEINNLRKKIINGADFAELARKFSEDIGSAQEGGDLGWTSPGQLVGAFQTAMDDTDIDKVSPAFRSEYGWHILQVLERREKDVTDDIRKNMARGYIHRRKYDDELQTWLQKIRDEAYVDFK; encoded by the coding sequence ATGAAGATCTTGAATAAACATATAGCAGCACCTCAAACATTTCAGCAGCGTCTATTCACACTTACGGCCAGTGCGATTCTCGCCGTGTTAGTCAGCACCGGGCTGAGTTACAGCAATAACACGCAGGCAGAAACCCAGATGCTGGATCAAGTCATCGCAATTGTGGACGACGATGTAGTGCTAGCCAGCGAATTGCAGGAGCGCATGCGTCAGGTCGTACTCAATATCGAAAAAAGCGGCAAAACCGCACCGCCGTTAGCAGAAATTCAGCAAGAAATACTTAACCAGCTTATTTTGGAAAATATTCAATTACAGATGGCTAATCGTGCCGGCGTTCGCATCAGTGATGCCGAGCTGAATGAATCGCTGGCCCGCATTGCTGGCCAAAACCGGATGACTATCGCCCAATTCAAAGCGGCGCTGGAAAATGACGGTTTATCTTATACCGCCACTCGCGAACAAATTCGTAAAGACATGATGTTGCAACGCGTACAGCAGGGTAACGTCAACCGCTCTGTTCAAATTACTGATCAGGAAATTAACAACTTTCTTGCCTCAGAAGAGGGAAAAACGTTAACCGCTCCTGAATACCGGATGCTGCACACACTTCTCCCCGTTGCCAGTGGTGCTGATCAAGCGACCATCGACGCAGCGCAGCAACGCGCCGACACCCTGTATCAACAAATCCAATCCAGCAGCTACGAGCAAGTACTGACTGCCGCCAAACTGGAAATCAACGATTTAAGCTGGCGTAAAGCCGCAGACCTTCCCAGTTTAATTTCAGACTTGGCCACCACACTCGACAAAACCGAGACTGCCAAGCCGGTACAAAGCCCAAGCGGCTTCCATCTGGTCAAGCTGCTAGATAAGCGCGGTGACGGCGAGGTTATCCCCCAAACCAAAGCGCGGCATATCTTATTAAAGTCGTCGGCCATCCGGGATGAAAATGCCACCAAAGCCGAAATCAATAATTTGCGCAAAAAAATTATTAACGGCGCTGATTTTGCTGAACTCGCTAGAAAATTTTCTGAGGATATTGGCTCTGCGCAAGAAGGCGGTGATTTGGGCTGGACCAGCCCCGGCCAATTGGTCGGCGCGTTTCAAACCGCCATGGATGATACCGATATCGACAAAGTGAGCCCGGCTTTTCGCAGTGAATATGGCTGGCATATTTTACAAGTACTTGAGCGCCGTGAAAAAGATGTCACCGACGATATTCGCAAAAATATGGCACGCGGCTATATCCATCGCCGTAAATATGATGACGAACTACAAACCTGGTTGCAAAAAATTCGCGACGAGGCTTATGTTGATTTTAAATAA
- the murU gene encoding N-acetylmuramate alpha-1-phosphate uridylyltransferase MurU, producing the protein MKAMILAAGLGKRMRPLTNNLPKPLLPCAGKPLIVYHIEALVAVGVTDIVINHAYLGEKIEAALGDGAAFGASIQYSPEGEPLNTGAGIAKALPLLGEAPFILTNGDVWTDFNFKHLVDKPIELAHLVMVSNPEHNPQGDFSLTKKGRLIADRNHSAGIGLTYSGISVLHPKLFSFCPSGPFPLRQPLIQAMNEGAVYGEHFQGQWTDVGTPQRLEELEQQILQTQ; encoded by the coding sequence ATGAAAGCAATGATCCTCGCAGCAGGCCTTGGCAAGCGAATGCGACCGCTAACAAATAATTTGCCCAAACCATTATTGCCCTGTGCAGGTAAACCTTTAATTGTTTATCACATTGAAGCATTGGTAGCAGTAGGTGTGACCGATATTGTGATCAATCATGCGTATTTAGGCGAAAAAATTGAAGCGGCGTTGGGTGACGGTGCCGCCTTTGGTGCCAGCATCCAATACTCCCCCGAGGGTGAGCCGCTCAATACCGGAGCAGGCATCGCCAAAGCTTTACCGCTGTTAGGTGAAGCCCCTTTTATTTTAACCAATGGTGACGTGTGGACCGATTTTAATTTCAAGCATTTAGTCGATAAGCCTATAGAATTAGCTCATCTGGTGATGGTCTCAAATCCGGAACATAATCCACAGGGCGATTTTTCCCTGACTAAAAAAGGTCGGTTAATTGCTGATCGTAACCATTCTGCCGGTATCGGTTTAACCTATTCCGGTATCAGCGTCTTACATCCCAAATTATTTTCTTTTTGCCCAAGTGGCCCCTTTCCTTTGCGTCAGCCGCTGATTCAGGCAATGAATGAGGGTGCTGTTTATGGTGAGCACTTTCAAGGTCAGTGGACCGATGTCGGCACCCCGCAGCGGCTGGAAGAATTGGAACAACAAATTTTGCAAACACAATAA
- a CDS encoding LPS-assembly protein LptD has translation MTSVFSSLISRPFFSLIIAASAAIAAANPDAPAKQQWTCLPGDDGEWQCQPATNTASAISSDNSQPSSLAGKPRAATIPSATTAESYRQWDWVPKSQLTDPSVCKTGCDGAYIAPPADWDNADKDPKNAPLMANADNSTMGNSSVNLSGDVVLTQGSSFARADQATLNRSTNQFLLTGDILVRESNLLVRADQAQFNTVSKTGAFSGARFLQHKSGLRGEAQLLQKPNPTTLDLSQGTITQCTPGDEIWYFKASNIHLDMDEGWGEAHHARLYLQDIPVLYTPYITFPIDDRRKSGFLWPTLASSDSNGFEITAPYYFNIAPNYDATIAPRYIEKRGMMTELEMRQLSQYGSWTVGGAFLEDDQYTEVAEDIDEDTPSQKKRWLGTIKHSGNLLGLSTSIDYNKVSDMDFFQDLSTESLELKRSTHLNQQATVRFITNQWQTSLTAQEFQTIDETIAKQYKLMPSLSINKNNSGVNFHPETLFTANFTDFEHEQSIDEGGNFVTGQRSYAEAGIRYPMQWAAGFIVPTAKLRSVAYDLDTVQANADDTPTATVPLATLDMGLIFERATEFSSTSYTQTLEPRLYYFYSDYEEQAGNPDFDTKELTFGYSQLFRDTRFSGYDRLDDANQASIGVTSRFIDNAEGREQLTLSLGQIFYFADRRVQLNQITEADELPNSHIAAEVQFQPTDRLWLSNTVLWDSRQDEIEEGGVSIHYQTAGNSLYNLGHRFRRGAGIGRKDNGERADLSQTDASFVLPINNQWSTFAQYRYDVEQHRSVDQLIGLQYEDCCWMARLIYQDNFDDEYTDTITNEPVTEYDRAFIIEFQLKGFGGGNSKGESLLKESILGYEDLE, from the coding sequence ATGACATCAGTTTTTTCATCATTGATTAGCAGACCCTTTTTTAGCCTGATTATCGCTGCAAGCGCTGCGATAGCCGCGGCAAACCCTGACGCGCCCGCTAAACAACAATGGACTTGCCTACCTGGCGATGATGGTGAGTGGCAATGCCAGCCAGCTACGAATACAGCTTCAGCCATCAGCAGCGATAACTCACAGCCCTCAAGCTTAGCTGGAAAACCCCGCGCAGCAACTATCCCCAGCGCCACCACGGCGGAATCTTATCGCCAGTGGGATTGGGTTCCAAAATCACAATTAACAGACCCTTCGGTATGTAAAACAGGCTGTGACGGTGCTTATATTGCACCACCGGCCGACTGGGATAACGCTGATAAGGACCCGAAAAACGCACCGCTAATGGCTAACGCTGATAATTCCACAATGGGTAATTCCAGCGTAAATTTAAGCGGTGACGTGGTGCTGACGCAGGGCAGTAGCTTTGCCCGCGCTGATCAGGCAACGTTAAATCGCAGCACCAATCAATTTTTACTGACCGGTGATATCCTGGTTCGCGAATCCAACCTGCTGGTGCGGGCCGATCAAGCGCAGTTTAATACTGTGAGCAAAACAGGGGCTTTTTCCGGCGCTCGCTTCCTGCAACACAAGTCAGGTTTACGGGGTGAAGCCCAGCTATTGCAAAAACCCAATCCCACAACGCTCGACTTAAGCCAAGGCACTATCACCCAATGCACGCCGGGTGACGAAATTTGGTATTTCAAAGCCAGCAATATCCACTTGGATATGGACGAAGGTTGGGGGGAGGCCCATCACGCCCGGCTCTATCTGCAGGATATACCGGTACTGTACACGCCTTATATAACGTTTCCGATTGATGATCGCCGCAAAAGTGGCTTTTTATGGCCCACTCTGGCCAGTAGTGATTCCAACGGCTTTGAAATTACAGCTCCTTACTACTTCAATATTGCCCCAAACTATGACGCCACTATTGCCCCGCGCTATATCGAAAAACGCGGCATGATGACCGAGTTAGAAATGCGGCAGCTAAGCCAATACGGTAGCTGGACAGTGGGCGGCGCCTTTTTGGAAGATGATCAATATACTGAAGTTGCTGAAGATATTGATGAAGACACCCCCAGCCAAAAAAAGCGCTGGCTGGGAACGATCAAACACTCAGGCAATCTTTTGGGGTTATCAACCAGCATTGATTACAACAAAGTCAGTGACATGGACTTCTTTCAAGACCTGTCAACCGAAAGTCTTGAACTCAAACGCTCGACTCACCTAAACCAGCAAGCAACCGTCCGCTTTATCACTAACCAATGGCAAACATCGCTCACCGCTCAAGAATTCCAAACCATAGATGAGACGATCGCCAAACAATACAAACTGATGCCCAGCCTATCGATTAATAAAAACAATAGTGGCGTTAATTTCCACCCCGAAACATTGTTTACCGCTAATTTTACCGATTTTGAGCACGAGCAATCTATCGATGAAGGCGGTAACTTTGTTACTGGCCAACGCAGCTATGCAGAAGCCGGTATACGCTACCCCATGCAGTGGGCTGCGGGCTTTATCGTCCCGACCGCCAAACTGCGGTCGGTAGCTTATGATTTGGATACAGTGCAGGCCAACGCCGATGACACGCCAACAGCTACCGTACCGCTAGCCACACTGGATATGGGGCTTATTTTTGAACGCGCGACCGAATTTTCGTCAACATCTTACACACAAACTCTGGAACCTCGGCTTTACTACTTTTACAGCGATTATGAGGAGCAGGCGGGCAACCCGGACTTTGATACGAAAGAACTCACTTTTGGCTATAGCCAGCTGTTCCGTGACACACGTTTTTCTGGCTACGATCGGCTGGACGACGCCAATCAGGCATCGATTGGCGTTACCAGCCGATTTATCGACAATGCCGAAGGCCGGGAACAACTCACCCTCAGCCTTGGTCAAATATTTTATTTTGCGGATCGCCGGGTACAGCTAAACCAAATAACGGAAGCAGACGAGCTACCCAACTCCCACATCGCGGCAGAAGTACAATTTCAGCCAACTGATCGATTATGGCTTAGCAATACCGTACTCTGGGATTCCCGTCAGGACGAGATTGAAGAAGGTGGTGTTAGCATTCACTACCAAACAGCTGGCAACAGCTTATACAATTTAGGCCACCGCTTTCGGCGCGGGGCGGGTATTGGCCGCAAAGACAACGGCGAACGCGCGGATCTGTCACAAACTGACGCTTCTTTCGTTTTGCCCATTAATAATCAGTGGAGCACCTTTGCTCAATACCGCTATGATGTGGAACAACATCGCTCGGTTGATCAGTTAATCGGCCTCCAATATGAAGATTGTTGCTGGATGGCGCGATTGATCTATCAGGATAATTTTGACGATGAATACACTGACACCATAACCAACGAACCGGTCACTGAATACGACCGCGCCTTTATCATTGAATTTCAACTCAAAGGTTTTGGCGGCGGCAACTCCAAAGGCGAAAGCCTGTTAAAAGAAAGTATATTAGGGTATGAAGATCTTGAATAA
- a CDS encoding aminoglycoside phosphotransferase family protein — MSLPLKKLEVDQRQQLLEQWLAAQLGVELQGESAGSDAGFRRYFRYQHNGSSLIAMDAPPQQEDCCPFVRVAELLSNAGVQVPEILAADIEQGFLLLSDLGPQTYLDVMLNAGFEANRADDLFTDAIDALLKFQCSSEEGVLPEYDEALLRRELELFPEWYLQRHLGLTIDSDLRQLLDSLFDQLIAQVLAQSKTFVHRDYMPRNLMPAVNNGVGVLDFQDAVYGPISYDVASLFSDAFISWPQQKIEQWQQQYWQQAEQQGLPVPAQFADFQRDCDFMACQRHLKVIGIFARICHRDGKPRYLEDVPRFFTYLQSAVHRQPELQLLQELLQSIESSKHS, encoded by the coding sequence TTGTCCTTACCATTAAAAAAACTTGAAGTTGATCAGCGTCAGCAATTATTAGAACAGTGGCTGGCGGCGCAGTTGGGTGTTGAACTGCAGGGGGAGAGTGCAGGCAGTGATGCTGGTTTTCGGCGTTATTTTCGCTATCAGCATAATGGCAGCAGCTTGATTGCCATGGATGCACCGCCTCAGCAAGAAGACTGTTGCCCCTTCGTGCGGGTGGCCGAGTTGTTGTCTAACGCCGGAGTGCAGGTGCCAGAGATCTTGGCAGCGGACATTGAGCAGGGCTTCTTGCTGCTAAGCGATTTAGGGCCGCAGACTTATCTGGATGTGATGTTGAATGCCGGGTTTGAGGCTAACAGAGCGGATGATTTGTTCACTGATGCGATTGACGCGTTGCTGAAATTTCAATGCAGCAGTGAGGAGGGTGTACTGCCTGAATATGATGAGGCTTTGCTGCGGCGTGAACTGGAATTGTTTCCAGAGTGGTATTTGCAGCGGCATTTGGGACTGACGATTGATAGTGACTTGCGACAGCTGCTGGATAGTTTATTTGATCAGTTAATCGCTCAGGTGCTAGCGCAGTCAAAAACCTTTGTGCATAGAGACTATATGCCCCGAAATTTAATGCCAGCAGTCAATAATGGTGTGGGGGTGCTGGATTTTCAGGACGCAGTTTACGGCCCGATTAGCTATGATGTTGCCAGTTTGTTCAGTGATGCGTTTATCAGTTGGCCGCAGCAAAAAATTGAACAGTGGCAGCAGCAGTATTGGCAGCAAGCTGAGCAGCAGGGTTTACCGGTGCCGGCACAGTTTGCTGATTTTCAGCGCGATTGCGATTTCATGGCCTGTCAGCGGCATTTAAAAGTCATCGGTATTTTTGCCCGTATTTGCCATCGCGATGGCAAGCCACGTTACCTTGAAGATGTACCGCGGTTTTTTACTTACTTGCAAAGTGCGGTGCACCGTCAGCCAGAGTTGCAATTGTTGCAAGAACTGTTGCAAAGCATTGAAAGCAGCAAGCATTCGTAA
- the rsmA gene encoding 16S rRNA (adenine(1518)-N(6)/adenine(1519)-N(6))-dimethyltransferase RsmA, translated as MASTDNQHRARKRFGQNFLHDQGIIHNIARAIGATEKDHVVEIGPGQGALTADILAGGCLLDAIELDRDLIPILQQRFGNEPRFQLQQGDALAFDFSSLRNSDEKLRVVGNLPYNISTPLIFHLLSQQHLIQDMHFMLQLEVVNRLAAGPGSKNYGRLSVMTQYYCDVCALFEVPPEAFDPKPKVQSAIVRLAPHEQLPHPASNIKMLEHILRTAFNQRRKTLRNSLKNDISAEQLEALAINPTARPETLTLAQFVAISNSVNQPD; from the coding sequence ATGGCCAGCACCGATAATCAGCATCGCGCTCGTAAACGTTTCGGCCAAAATTTTCTGCATGATCAGGGTATTATTCATAATATCGCCCGCGCCATTGGTGCCACTGAAAAAGATCATGTCGTAGAAATCGGTCCTGGCCAAGGTGCACTTACCGCTGATATTTTAGCAGGGGGCTGTTTGCTGGATGCGATAGAATTAGACCGTGATTTAATTCCTATCCTGCAACAACGCTTCGGCAACGAACCCCGCTTTCAGTTACAACAAGGCGATGCACTGGCCTTTGATTTTTCATCACTACGCAACAGCGATGAAAAATTAAGAGTCGTAGGTAATCTGCCTTACAATATTTCTACGCCGCTGATATTTCATTTACTCAGCCAGCAGCATTTAATTCAAGACATGCATTTTATGCTGCAATTGGAAGTGGTTAACCGCTTGGCTGCAGGACCCGGCAGTAAAAACTACGGGCGACTCAGTGTCATGACACAATACTACTGCGATGTCTGCGCACTGTTTGAAGTCCCCCCTGAGGCCTTTGACCCTAAACCGAAAGTACAATCAGCCATCGTACGATTGGCACCCCACGAGCAATTGCCGCACCCCGCCAGCAACATCAAAATGCTGGAACATATTTTGCGCACGGCATTTAACCAGCGTCGTAAAACTTTACGCAATTCATTAAAGAATGATATTTCTGCCGAACAACTGGAAGCTTTAGCTATCAACCCAACGGCGAGACCCGAGACACTGACACTGGCACAATTTGTGGCTATCAGTAATAGTGTCAACCAACCCGATTGA
- the pdxA gene encoding 4-hydroxythreonine-4-phosphate dehydrogenase PdxA, with amino-acid sequence MTTLRIAITPGEPAGIGPDLLIQLAQQAQAVELVVIADPALLLSRAEQLKLPLSLRQFDAAAQAQACAAGELCVLPVSLATPCIAGQLDVANAQYVLTTLLAAIDGCMTHQFAAMVTAPVNKAVINDAGIAFSGHTEFLAQHTQTEQVVMMLATTGLRVALVTTHLPLIDVPAKIKAPLIETVTRILHADLQQHFGLQNPAITVLGLNPHAGEGGHMGREEIDEIIPCMQKLTTEGMQLTGPLPADTAFTEKHLQQCDAVLAMYHDQGLPVLKYKGFGNAVNITLGLPIIRTSVDHGTALDLAGTGNADIGSLKTALDYAVTMATHKQQSQTAAT; translated from the coding sequence ATGACCACATTAAGGATTGCCATAACCCCGGGAGAGCCAGCCGGCATTGGACCGGACTTGCTGATCCAATTAGCGCAGCAAGCGCAAGCGGTTGAATTAGTGGTGATTGCCGACCCAGCTTTATTACTGAGCCGAGCGGAACAGTTAAAATTACCGCTGAGCCTCCGCCAATTTGATGCAGCGGCTCAGGCACAAGCCTGCGCAGCAGGTGAATTGTGCGTATTACCCGTCAGTCTGGCCACCCCCTGTATCGCCGGACAGCTAGACGTAGCTAATGCCCAATACGTGCTGACAACCTTACTCGCAGCAATCGATGGCTGTATGACGCATCAGTTTGCCGCCATGGTCACCGCCCCGGTCAATAAAGCCGTCATAAACGATGCCGGTATTGCCTTTAGCGGTCACACTGAATTTTTAGCCCAGCACACCCAGACCGAACAAGTCGTCATGATGCTGGCGACAACCGGCTTGCGGGTAGCACTGGTTACCACACACCTACCTTTAATAGATGTGCCAGCGAAAATAAAAGCACCGTTGATTGAAACAGTTACGCGTATTTTACACGCTGACTTACAGCAGCATTTTGGTTTACAAAACCCTGCCATCACTGTGCTGGGCTTAAACCCCCACGCCGGCGAAGGTGGCCATATGGGCCGCGAAGAAATTGATGAAATTATTCCCTGCATGCAAAAACTAACCACTGAAGGCATGCAACTGACGGGACCGTTACCAGCTGATACAGCCTTTACAGAAAAACATTTACAGCAATGCGATGCGGTATTGGCGATGTACCATGATCAGGGTTTGCCGGTGTTAAAATACAAAGGCTTTGGCAACGCCGTCAACATTACGCTGGGACTACCCATCATCCGTACTTCGGTGGATCACGGCACAGCTCTGGATTTAGCGGGGACTGGCAACGCCGATATAGGCAGCCTTAAAACAGCGCTCGACTATGCTGTGACGATGGCTACTCACAAACAACAATCCCAAACAGCGGCAACCTAA
- the apaG gene encoding Co2+/Mg2+ efflux protein ApaG gives MHTDNSISIHVDTQYIDQQSSPEQGRYAFAYTITISNHGTEPAKLMTRHWLITDGNAKVQEVRGDGVIGEQPLIKPGHSFRYTSGALLETAVGTMEGSYHMVTESGQEFDAPIPRFSLIHRGSVH, from the coding sequence ATGCATACCGATAACTCTATCAGTATTCATGTAGACACCCAGTACATCGACCAACAATCCAGCCCCGAACAAGGTCGCTACGCGTTTGCCTATACCATCACTATCAGTAATCATGGCACCGAACCGGCAAAGCTAATGACCCGTCACTGGTTAATCACCGATGGCAATGCCAAGGTGCAAGAAGTCCGTGGCGATGGTGTGATCGGCGAGCAACCGCTGATTAAACCGGGCCATAGTTTTCGCTATACCAGTGGCGCATTACTTGAAACAGCCGTTGGTACTATGGAGGGCAGTTATCATATGGTGACTGAATCAGGACAGGAATTTGATGCCCCCATTCCGCGCTTTTCATTAATCCACCGCGGCTCCGTACACTAA